The genomic region TTCCCCAGCCTAAATAAATAAAGACCGTAAAGGGCCGCTTACCGCGTAAATCCGCCGCTAAGCGGCCCTTTGTAAATTAAGAATCAAATCCCCATCAGCATCATACATACAGTCATCGCGGCGATGCTCAGGATGATGGATATGGAACCGGCGAAGCCTGCCAGGCCGATATCCCCGCCGCAGCGGGCGGTGAATATCGGCGCGAGCGCGGAGACGGACGAGAAAACGACGAGCGCCAGCACCTGGCGTATCACCAGCGAAAAGGGCGTGCAGAAATATAAAAACAGCGCCAGCGCCGCCGAGACGGCATAGCGTATGGCGAGCGTCGCGGAGGCCGCCGCCAGTTCTCCGCGCCCCAGCCGTATCTCGATCATCATTCCGATCATGAACATAGCCACGAAGGCGTTGGCCGCGCCGATCGGCGCCGCGAGGACGAGCAGCCATCCGGGAACGGTGAGGCCGAGGGAGACCCATGCCATGGCGATGATGTAAATCAAAAAGGGAACGGTGGAAAAGACTCTTTTTATGAGCTCTTTGACCGGCAGCCTCTCCGCGCCCTCCACGGCGGGGGAGGCCGATACGATCGCGTAGGTGCCGCCGCAGGCGAAGAGCGCGTTCCCTATGTCGAACATACAGGTGACCAGTATGCCGTAGGGGCCGAGTATGCCGCCGATATAGGGCAGCGTGAAGGTGCCGATCTGATATCCAGGCAGGGCAAAGAGCTGAAAGATACGTTCCTTCCTCGCGGAGCGCGCGGTGATGAACCAGGCGGCGGCGATCATCGCCGCATTGCAGAGCGCCCCGAGCAGAACGACGATAAAGAGGGAATAATCCTGCTCATAGCTCCCGAAGCCGGTGATGATAGCCGCGGGCAGCGTGACGTTCATGCAGATCTTCGCCGCCACGTCATAATCATCCTTACCGAAGAGGCCGACGCGTTTCAGAAAATATCCGAGGGCTATTATAAAAATCGAGGCGAAAGCGCGCTCCAAAGCCGTTCCCACGGCATAACACTCCAATCCCTCTGCGCTGCGGCAGAAATACGGGAGAGAGATTTTTTATTCCCGTACCGTGGGATTATATACCATTGTGTGCGTGATGATAAGTACAAAGGCTACGGGTGCCGGTATGCGCCGCTGTTTTTATTCTCGTGGAGGTCTTGTTCTGAAATCCCTGCCGCCAAAATCATACAAAAATATAAGAGGCCGCGGGGCTTTCCGGAAGAAAAGGCGGCCCCCGTTTAATTTAATTTATGCCAGGGCAGGACAGCGGCGAAAGCAGGTCGAGCGCCAGCCCCTTTACCGCCTCTCGTTTGTACGGCTGCGAATAGCGTCCGGGAATTGCCAGATCGACCTCTTTTGTCATCGCTTCGGCGAAACGGATTTTTGTCTTCTCTGTAAGGAGGACGCCGTCTATTGCGGAGGCGGATATCCGCGCATCGACGGGAGCCTTACCCAGGGCCCCCAGTATCACGACAGGGGCCGTGATCACGCCGTTGTGAAATTCCGCGCTGAGCGCGGCGCTTAGACGGGCGATGGATACGGCCCTGCGCGATCCCAGCTTGGCGAACAGATTGACGTTACCCTCACGAGGTTTGGGGATCTCTATGCGGATAATGGCCTCGTCAAACTTAAGCTTTGCGGGGCTTTCCGGGGAGACGATCTCTTTTACGGTCCGGCGCGTCTCTTCGCCCTTCGCGTTTATGATCACGACTCTCGCATCCAGGGCCGCCAGCGGCGGCATCATGTCTCCCGCC from Cloacibacillus sp. harbors:
- a CDS encoding FAD binding domain-containing protein, producing MNNIKMYSPRSLEELTAALSKATERSRIIAGGTDLTIAIHEGEACPDILIDVSRTAAMCDIAEYEEEDKITIGGAVTFTEMENDPLIKKYFFSLQSAASGVGSKQIRNCGTIGGNLANASPAGDMMPPLAALDARVVIINAKGEETRRTVKEIVSPESPAKLKFDEAIIRIEIPKPREGNVNLFAKLGSRRAVSIARLSAALSAEFHNGVITAPVVILGALGKAPVDARISASAIDGVLLTEKTKIRFAEAMTKEVDLAIPGRYSQPYKREAVKGLALDLLSPLSCPGIN